From Mycoplasma sp. 2045, a single genomic window includes:
- a CDS encoding GNAT family N-acetyltransferase, with amino-acid sequence MTLDLLKEEWFVNNYYIFLYENNLLENKLENSCSITYFQNGLVINTFRNDAYSAFISNVNYKKENVEKIIKLLSDFSPTVITYGNACLNLVHQISNLNNHEIYNQTIAALDKDDFVFSEAKEEALDKKILIKRVDLFDFDEIKKFLEEENFYPNSRNHWVDSYKKYVLENNLNYGYIALKDKKVISHACVVYTNSKNAVIWGVATNPEFRGLGLASHLVSLLCKDILNNNLEPLLYYTEEKIGNLYKKLGFKDKAQYFIASKVEN; translated from the coding sequence ATGACTTTAGACTTATTAAAGGAAGAATGATTTGTAAATAATTACTATATTTTTCTATATGAAAATAACTTACTAGAAAATAAATTAGAAAATAGCTGTTCCATTACCTATTTTCAAAATGGATTGGTAATTAACACTTTTAGAAATGATGCATATTCTGCATTTATATCTAATGTAAACTACAAAAAAGAAAATGTGGAGAAAATTATTAAATTGCTTTCAGATTTTTCACCAACTGTAATAACTTATGGTAATGCTTGCTTGAACTTGGTTCATCAGATTAGTAATCTTAATAATCATGAAATTTACAATCAAACTATTGCTGCATTAGATAAAGATGATTTTGTTTTTAGTGAAGCAAAAGAAGAAGCATTAGATAAAAAGATATTAATTAAAAGAGTTGATTTATTTGATTTTGATGAAATCAAAAAATTCCTCGAAGAAGAAAATTTTTATCCAAACTCAAGAAATCATTGAGTTGATTCTTATAAAAAATATGTTCTAGAAAATAACTTAAACTATGGTTATATAGCTTTAAAAGATAAAAAAGTAATTTCTCATGCTTGTGTTGTTTATACAAATTCTAAAAACGCAGTAATTTGAGGAGTAGCAACAAATCCAGAATTTAGAGGTCTAGGCTTAGCTTCGCATTTAGTTTCACTACTATGTAAGGATATATTAAACAATAACCTTGAACCACTTTTATATTACACAGAAGAAAAGATTGGTAACTTATACAAAAAGTTAGGATTTAAAGATAAAGCACAATATTTTATAGCTTCAAAAGTTGAAAATTAG
- a CDS encoding inorganic diphosphatase has translation MKKEVQIKIEIQKNSRIKYEYNRKTGQIEVDRILREDFVYPCNYGFIPEALDWDGDELDVLLYSSEQFIPGSLLNARIIGAMKMIDDGETDTKLIAVHADDYRLDHINSLSDLPRPFLDTVKTFFSTYKNWKRPGITSVDGFEDVEWAIAEYEECVDLMNKYGSMDKKEFIELMKQKHPEKYVA, from the coding sequence ATGAAAAAAGAAGTGCAAATTAAAATTGAAATTCAAAAAAACTCAAGAATCAAGTATGAATACAACAGAAAAACAGGACAAATTGAAGTAGATAGAATCTTACGTGAAGATTTTGTTTACCCTTGCAACTATGGTTTCATTCCTGAAGCATTAGACTGAGATGGAGACGAACTTGATGTATTATTATATTCATCAGAACAATTCATTCCAGGTTCATTATTAAATGCAAGAATTATTGGTGCTATGAAAATGATTGATGACGGTGAAACTGATACAAAATTAATTGCAGTTCACGCTGATGATTACAGATTAGATCATATTAACTCATTATCAGACTTACCAAGACCATTTTTAGATACAGTTAAAACATTCTTTAGTACATACAAAAACTGAAAACGTCCAGGAATTACATCAGTTGATGGATTCGAAGATGTTGAATGAGCTATTGCTGAATATGAAGAATGTGTTGATTTAATGAACAAATATGGTTCAATGGATAAAAAAGAATTCATTGAATTAATGAAACAAAAACATCCTGAAAAATATGTTGCTTAA